GCGTCTGACCGCATCCGCTTCCTGGGAACGCGGCATGACGCCAGGGCGCTGCTCGGCCTGGTGGACGTCTATGTCCACGTCTCGCCGGAAGAAGCGTTCGGGCTGGCCGTCGTCGAGGCCATGCTCGCCCGGCGTCCCGTCGTGGCCGCGCGCGCCTTCGCGCTGCCGGAACTCATCCGCGACGGCGAGACGGGGGTGCTGTTCGAGCCGGGAGACGCCAAGGACCTGGAACGTCAGGTGATCCGCATGATCGAGGACCGGGCCTACGCCGAGCGCCTCGCCCATGCCGGTGACCTGGAGTGCCGTCGGCGCTTTCCGCCGGAGCCGTTCGCCCGGCAGGTCACGGAGTTCCTCTACAGCGTGCTGTCCGCCCGGTCTGCCCGCACCCTCGCCGGCGAGCAGGCATGAGCGGCATGAAGACCTATCCCACGGCCCGGCCGCAGCCCGGGATGCTGTACTGGCACGCTGCCCTGGTGCTCGCGGCGGGCACTGGGGTCGGGCTGCTCTACACCGTCAGGCCCACCTATGCGGTGGGTCTGGGCGTGTTGCTCCTGCTCATGGCGATCCTGGGTCGAATCTGGGCGAACGTCCAGCTCTACGCGCTCGGCCTGATCGGCATTTCGCTCGCTGGCTACGCGTTTCTGGGGAAGGGCTACGCCTACGTGGGCGTGCCGCCACTGTTCATCGGTGAGGTGACGCTGGTTCTCGGGCTGCTGGCCACGCTGAAAAGTGTCGCCGAAGGGGTGAGGCTCACTCGGGTGGGTGGGCTGCTGCTGGCACTTGGCGTCTTCATGGCGATCAGCCTGAGCAGCACCCTGCCCTATATCGGCCGGTACGGACTCGACAGCCTGCGTGACGCGGCGACGTGGTATTACGCGCTGTTCGCAGTCGTCGTGCCCATTCTGATCGTCCGCTTCCGCGCCCTGGGCGCCGCCATCCGGCGCTATGGACAGATCCTGCCGTGTTTCCTGTTGCTGGCGCCGATCGTGTTCTGGATCTCCCGGCTGCTGCTGACGTCGTTGCCCAAGTGGCCAATCAGCGGACAGGCGATCGTCGAGGTCAAGGGTGGTGACCTGGCCGTTCAGCTGGCAGGCATCATGGTGTTCTTGCTGCTCGGTCTCCAGCGGGTCCGCGCCACGCCCACAGAGCCGGCGGTGGGCCGACGGATGCTCGACGGCAGCTCGCCGTGGTGGTGGTGGGTGCTGTGGATGGTGTCTTCCGTCGGTCTCTTCACCGGCCGCGCCGCCCTGATCTCGATCGCGGTGCCGCTGCTACTCGTGCTGGTCGTGCGTCCCCTGAGCCGCTGGGGACGGCCTCTGCTGGTGGTCGTTTCGCTGTTCTCCCTACTGCTGGTTGTCAATCCACGCTACGAGACCAGCACTGGCCGGGAACTGTCGATTGACGGACTGCTGCTGAACATTCAGAGCATCGGCGGCGGCACGGGAGATTCGGCCGTGGACGGCACGCGGACGTGGCGCCTGGACTGGTGGCACAAGATCGAGGAATACACCATCGGTGGTGACTATTTCTGGACCGGCAAGGGGTACGGGATCAACCTGGCCAATGCGGACGGCTTCCAGGTGCAGTCGGACCAGTCACTGCGCAACCCGCACTCCATCCACTTCTCCATTCTGGCCCGCTCCGGCGTTCCGGGTCTGGTCAGCTGGGCGGTCCTGAACATCGTCTTTGCCGGTAGCCTTCTCCTGGCATTTGTCCGTGCCCGGGTACGCGGCCACCTCATGTGGGCCAACGTCCACCTGTGGCTGCTGGCGTACTGGCTGGCCTTCATCATCAACGGCTCGTTTGACGTCTTTATCGAGGGGCCGCAGGGCGGCATCTGGTTCTGGAGCGTCATGGGCTTCGGAATCGCGGCGCTGGAGCTGTACCGGCGCGGGGAGGAACTATGAGCACCGCCAGCGGCCTGCCGCACCGAGAGATCCTGGGCATGCGCGTCGACGCGACCAGCTATGCCGACGCCACGAACCGCATTGCCGCGTGGGCCGCGCAGGGCGAGTCCCGGTACGTGTGCTGCTCGAACGTCCACATGGTCATGGAGACC
This sequence is a window from Deinococcus metalli. Protein-coding genes within it:
- a CDS encoding O-antigen ligase family protein; the protein is MKTYPTARPQPGMLYWHAALVLAAGTGVGLLYTVRPTYAVGLGVLLLLMAILGRIWANVQLYALGLIGISLAGYAFLGKGYAYVGVPPLFIGEVTLVLGLLATLKSVAEGVRLTRVGGLLLALGVFMAISLSSTLPYIGRYGLDSLRDAATWYYALFAVVVPILIVRFRALGAAIRRYGQILPCFLLLAPIVFWISRLLLTSLPKWPISGQAIVEVKGGDLAVQLAGIMVFLLLGLQRVRATPTEPAVGRRMLDGSSPWWWWVLWMVSSVGLFTGRAALISIAVPLLLVLVVRPLSRWGRPLLVVVSLFSLLLVVNPRYETSTGRELSIDGLLLNIQSIGGGTGDSAVDGTRTWRLDWWHKIEEYTIGGDYFWTGKGYGINLANADGFQVQSDQSLRNPHSIHFSILARSGVPGLVSWAVLNIVFAGSLLLAFVRARVRGHLMWANVHLWLLAYWLAFIINGSFDVFIEGPQGGIWFWSVMGFGIAALELYRRGEEL